Below is a genomic region from Verrucomicrobiota bacterium.
GAGATACCTTATGCTTCATTTCTTTTCCTGGCTTAAATTTAACCACCGCTCTAGGTGGTATTGGCACATCATTTTCTGGCTTATTAGGGTTCCTACCGACTCGAGCCTTGCGAAGCTTTACTTCGAAAACACCAAAATTTCTCAATTCTACTGTCTTACCTTCAGATAGACTCTCCGTTAAGTAGTCTAGTGTTTTTTGAATTACATTCAAAACGTCTTGTTGAACCATTCCCGTTTCATTGCTGATGCGGATCACCAAATCCCTCTTCGTTAAATTAGCCATAACATTGAGCCTTAGTCACTTATCTATATTTTCCCGAGCTTGCAAGCTATTAATTTTAAAAAACCACCAACTCTTCAAAATTCACATAAACCCTTATAAATTACCAGCTTATCTATAAAATTTTTATTTCAGCAGCTTTAAAGCAGTTTACCTGCCATTGCCTCATCAAAAGTCTTAAAATGTCGTTTCGAAACCTTTTCCAGCAAATCGGCCCCCCCTTTTTCAGCAATTTCCTGGGCAAGTGACTGTACTTGCTTGCTAGCACCTTTGAGAAGAGCATAAGACGCTTGATCACTCAGTTTTTTTAGACCCTGTAAAAAACGCCATCTCGCTAAAATAGATGCAGCAGCAACTGCAATATCTTGCTCTGCTTTAGGTCTTTGTTCTAAAAAAATCTCCACATCTTTTCTCTTCAATTCGACTTCTATTAAACGAGGATTGCCAAACTGATCAGACAAAGCCCTTGGACAATTTTTTATTTTCAATTTCAAATTCTCAATAACCTTAGCATGTCCCCAAGCTAACAAGCGATTTAAGTTGCGAAACTTGGCATAAAGCTCGTTGTATTTTTCTGGAAAAATGGTGATTACTTCCCAAGCGCCACTATTTGATCGCATGATTTTCTCAATTTCTAAAGTCAATTGCTCAGCTCTTTTGTCTGTTAATCTTTTACTATCCTTTACTCCCGCTTCTATTAACCTTTCGGCAATGACATCGTTAACATAAGCGCCAGCTATGACTAATGGACCAAAAAAATCACCTTTTCCCGCTTCATCCACCCCAAAATGAGGCTCAAACATTTCAGGATGTTGCTCTTTGGCCAAATATTGTTCATAGCCGGTCACTACAGTTTGCAAGACTAGCGGCTCAAGATAAAACTCAATAAATTCTTTGGCGTCCTTTCCATTAACTACTATCTTCCCACTATGATAATAATTGACTCCGCATTTTCTTAACTTTGCAGCGAAATAGCCATAGGATAAATCCCGAAAATCAAAACCCTTTTCCTCTAGGATTGCTTTTAACCGTTCCCCTTGCGCCTCATTGATTTCAAAAGTATAGGAAGATGGAGGATTGCTAGGCATACCTATAGACATTACAAACAAAAGCTCATGCGACAAAAGAAATCTACATTAGATATCCAGCTCACAGCTAGTATCCTACGAGCTTTTCACCAAAACCTACCAGAATGGTTTATCCAAAACCGAAGAGATCTTCCCTGGAGAAGAAACCGTAATACTTACACAACTACGGTAAGCGAACTTATGCTCCAACAAACACAGGTAACTACTGTTATACCCTACTTTAATCGTTGGCTTGAAAAATTCCCTAGTTGGCCTGAACTAGCTCAAGCATCTGAAGAGAAAGTTCTGAAAGCTTGGGAAGGACTTGGTTATTATCGTCGTGCCAGATTCCTTCATGCGTTAGCAAAAGTAGTCACTTATGAATATAAAGGGAAACTACCTAACGATGTTGCAACATTACAAAAACTACCCGGTATAGGACCCTATACAGCAGGCGCTATATCTAGCTTAGCTTATAACCAAAGCTCAGCCATTTTAGATGGGAACATCGAAAGAGTTTTGTGCCGTGTCTTTAACCTTAGCCTAAATGTCTCTGAATCTAAAAATAAGAAAGCGCTCTTTTCTCTCTCGTCTCGCTTATTACCACCTGAATCTTCTCCCGAACCTCGTATTTTCAATGAAGCACTAATGGAATTGGGGGCATTGGTTTGTTCGCCCAGGAAGCCTCAATGCCTCATTTGCCCTCTCCAAGAAATTTGCCAAGCAAAAGATCCAGAAAAAATCCCCGTAAAATCACGAATGAAG
It encodes:
- a CDS encoding HU family DNA-binding protein, with protein sequence MANLTKRDLVIRISNETGMVQQDVLNVIQKTLDYLTESLSEGKTVELRNFGVFEVKLRKARVGRNPNKPENDVPIPPRAVVKFKPGKEMKHKVSLLSERLTDHLPEGREYSAAEILEIQANSNRPPAAASNHASPPLGATDVNPSL
- the rnhC gene encoding ribonuclease HIII encodes the protein MPSNPPSSYTFEINEAQGERLKAILEEKGFDFRDLSYGYFAAKLRKCGVNYYHSGKIVVNGKDAKEFIEFYLEPLVLQTVVTGYEQYLAKEQHPEMFEPHFGVDEAGKGDFFGPLVIAGAYVNDVIAERLIEAGVKDSKRLTDKRAEQLTLEIEKIMRSNSGAWEVITIFPEKYNELYAKFRNLNRLLAWGHAKVIENLKLKIKNCPRALSDQFGNPRLIEVELKRKDVEIFLEQRPKAEQDIAVAAASILARWRFLQGLKKLSDQASYALLKGASKQVQSLAQEIAEKGGADLLEKVSKRHFKTFDEAMAGKLL
- the mutY gene encoding A/G-specific adenine glycosylase, translating into MRQKKSTLDIQLTASILRAFHQNLPEWFIQNRRDLPWRRNRNTYTTTVSELMLQQTQVTTVIPYFNRWLEKFPSWPELAQASEEKVLKAWEGLGYYRRARFLHALAKVVTYEYKGKLPNDVATLQKLPGIGPYTAGAISSLAYNQSSAILDGNIERVLCRVFNLSLNVSESKNKKALFSLSSRLLPPESSPEPRIFNEALMELGALVCSPRKPQCLICPLQEICQAKDPEKIPVKSRMKTIPETMVVPLVEKQGKLLILEPSESGRWKGFHRFPFYDQKAFSLDEKFATFTFNITKYKITAHLHHAQLNTAPKPQPFIWLSPEELTQLPLPNPQRKILMLYKNKVASQ